Sequence from the Notamacropus eugenii isolate mMacEug1 chromosome 6, mMacEug1.pri_v2, whole genome shotgun sequence genome:
ttgcctttcctcatcttttatgatgctgaaatgatttgcccttgATTTAACTTTTTTCACCtggtaaatttattttcaaaattttttttcattagtgaTCTGTTTTCGGTTCAGGAAAAAATGTGAGTTGAATAAATGAGGCTCTTCCATGTTTTCAAGAAATGCACTTCTTTGTATTTGGTACTGTGGCTTTCTTTTGCACATTTTTCACTTGTTTAAATTTAATATTGTGTTAGATtatgaggagaaagaaggcaaGCAGCTAGATGATTGCTGGCAGTGGTTTGATGAGAAAAGGAGTGTTAacatttggtattttttttcagtgattagCAGGATTTTGATGACAGAAATTGGTATTCCtctgttttttgtatttttctctttggatatttcaatatatacagaaaatattGCTGAGAGGTTCTTTAAAGTTGATGCGGTTCAGTTTCCAAATCAAAAAGTTAATCCAATGGTTAAGAATTTtgtctattttaaaaatctttggatAAAAGGTTGATTATATTTAACGAGAGAAATTGATTGTTTTCATAGttgttcaatttttatttctagaGAGTCCGAAAGCCAAAAATTGGGAAGTAGTCTAGAACGAAACAGAATGCGTTCTAGGCAACGGCCCCACCCCCAccgcagccccacccccaccgcagccccacccccgccgcagccccacccccgccccgccccgccccgcccccacccctgCAGACTAGACGCAAAGCACGTCTTGCATACGGGTCTTTCAGCCTCGTTCTCAGACCGCATAAAATCAGACGTCCGCCTTTGGGGGGGCTATTCCTTGCGCCGTTGGGACGCTGGGCGGCTTTGTAGGTAGTCGGTGTCTGCCGAAGAAAGACAAGGTAAGGCTTTTGTGAGAGACTCGTGGTGTCTTGGTCCTTGGAAAAGACACGCAACTACCCTATTCATCACCGGGGATTACTTTTAAATTCGTGTTTTTTTCTGGTAATTTGTGTCGACTTCAAAAAGGTACAGATTTAAAACTGCCGGTAGCCTAAGTCACCAAAATATATTCAGTGGCAGTGTTAGACCGTGGGAACATCCCGTGGTTGCTGtttggtcttttaaaaataatttagaggggaggaaaaaaggtGAGGGGTTTGGGGAGGTACGAGAGCCTTAAACAACCGCTGGGGTTAGCACAGCTTTCTCTTCGCGATAGGTTTTAGTACGAACTGCGCGGGGTTCCGGGAGAGGGGGGGAGCGAGAAAACATGGAACTCTGAGGTAAAAAACGGATCCAGTTTATAAAAAACCTGTACGAGTTTGCTTCTTGACCGTTTTGAGACACAAAAAGGATGAGGGCCCAACGAGGTCTGAATTGTGTTAGGGATTGGCTAGGCGCCATTTTGTCATCCATGGGCGCGTGGTTTTAGTTCAAAACGGGCGCGTGGTAACGCATTTTAAAATCAAAGGGAGAATAAGAAGATGTGTGCGGAATAAGATATTTCATTACATAATGGCCAGTTTTTTGTAAAGAATTCGTTGTGTTCAGCATGTGCTTAAATAATGTATGAGGACGACGATCCACTTTTGTACAGTTTTTATCACCCGACAGGTGCTTAAATGTGAGTCAAAAAAGGTTTTTCTGAGGTAAAAAAACCGCAGAATTATCAAAGCTTTTCTGAGGCAATGggatagaaaacatttttaaatttaccGAAATAGAAAATACTACTGAAAGTTAGtcacccttccccctcccccctcagccTTGGCCTCCACTGTCACCTTCCCAGGCTCCGCCCTCTCTTCTTCCCGCCTCCAGCCTCCCTCCTTGCTCTCCCCCGCCTTTCTGCGGGCACCTTACTttgctcctccctccccctccctcctcacctccctccgccccctccctcctctgcgcccggccccgcccctccctcctcgcctccctccgccccctccctcctctgcgcccggccccgcccctccctcctcgcctccctccgccccctccctcctctgcgcccggccccgcccctccctcctcgcctccctccgccccctccctcctctgcgcccggccccgcccctccctcctcgcctccctccgccccctccctcctctgcgcccggccccgcccctccctcctcgcctccctccgccccctccctcctctgcgcccggccccgcccctccctcctcgcctccctccgccccctccctcctctgcgcccggccccgcccctccctcctcgcctccctccgccccctccctcctctgcgcccggccccgcccctccctcctcgcctccctccgccccctccctcctctgcgcccggccccgcccctccctcctcgcctccctccgccccctccctcctctgcgcccggccccgcccctcccTCCTCGCCTCCCTCCGCCCCCTCCCTCCTGGGCCCTGAGCCTCACTTGGCTTCAGGCTCTGAGTCCATGGAATTAGTCTGAGGTAAAATTTATTCACAGAAACATTAGTTAAAAACTTGATCACTGGAAAATTTAGTCAGAGTCGTTGAGAAAGACCACATAGCGTTTCATTGTACccttcacaatttttaaaaactggaaagtCACAATTTGAAATTTTGTGAAGATAACTAGATAAAAGTTTTCGGTTAAGGACATTCCTGTGAAATAACcgaatttcaaaatattttccttacagCTTTAAAAACAGTGATGGAAGCACATTGTCCAGGGACGTTATTCATAGGAGGACTCAATGTAGGAACGAATGAAAAAGATCTTGAGTCAGTTTTTGGAAAATATGGCCACATCGTGAAAGGTAACCATGAATGACATACTTCCCATGCAAATACTACAATTGGTTCAGATTttgtagaaaataaaattgatccAATATGCCTTGCTCCTCAAATCTGAAAAGTTAAGACAAACCTCCCTTAAAAATCTTTACCTAATATCTCTAAATTTCTTTAATATCTTAAtacaaatttcctttaaaaacttttttctttagtTCTATTGATGAAAGATCAGGAAACCAACAAATCCAGGGGCTTTGCTTTTGTTACGTTTGAGAGTCCTGCTGCTGCAAAAGATGCTGCAAGAGACATGAATGGAAAGGTAATTTTTCATTTACACCTCTAACTTTATTCCAGCCTTGTTCCTTTTTGTAATTTATTCCACTTAGATCCTAGGCAAATATATTTGTTGTAtggataaattacatcacaatgGTTGCATCGTCTCAAAAAAGTCCCAACCTTTAATTTCCTAAATTATTTCCAAAATTTAAATAACTTAACATTTCAAAATAGTATTTTAAGGAATCAAAGTACTTCTCTACATCAAGGTCTCTATCATTTACTTGAAACACGAATTGCACCTATCCTGATTTTAGTGTATCCTTTATTTTATCAGGATGACAGTTCCATGAATAACACTCTTTACTATATTCTTTCATAACTACAGTGTCGTCAGAAGTTCGGTGTCATCCTAACGCAAAGGCAGAGTCTTCTTCCCTGTTAATacctcattatttttttaaactcaaatttCGATTTCTATACAAAAGGATGCAGTCGTTTAAGCAACATAATTTCTTACACAGATTTTTGAACATAATACCAACTACAGAAATCTATCACATTTAATCCTTAAAGCCCTTATTtcaatccatttaaaaatatttcaattcaaACTTATCTGTTATACATAATTGTGTATGCCAGATATGCCAAAATGATCCAACCCAGCTgattctaaaataataaaaaaaatgaataagtgCATTGGGTGACTGTGACacttaaaatacaaaggaaacctaCCCAATTGTAATAGAGAGAAATTACAGATTAGTAATAATAACGGATGAGGTCCAGATGAAAAGCAAGGACTTAACATTTTATTTGCTAACCTTTAGAAAATGTGTTTATGAACCAGAATTAGAAGTATTCAAGCAATCCAATTCtgatagttttaaaaaagaataatcacAAAAGCCAATAAtctgaaaaattcaaagaaagaaggaaggaattcgAAAACATTGAAACCATGAATTGCAAAAAAATCCTTTGAAATCAGATtacagaaatattttacattagcCGAGTAGAAAGATGAAAGGTGTCTCTAGGTAGCTGTTTGGCTAGCATGGAGTAACGGCTTcacatttcaaaaggaaaaagtatttttttttaaatgtggaatTTGAGTAATACTGGAATGCTCACTTCTTAATGCATAACGTTTTGAATACAAAGCGAGATAAcaagtgaaaataaatgttttagtatAAATAGTACaaaagtgatgataaaaaatatgaagatatatcatctttaaaagaaaactgcaaaCAGCTAAAATGGATTGTAGCAAGTCGGCAAAGGAGATAGGCAATTATTATGAATAAATTTCCCCTCCCTCTCAAAAAGGAATAATTTAACATATGGCGTATATTTTATGTTTGTAATATTAGTGCATAACTGAGGCCAAGGAAAACGAAGGCAATTTTGTGTGCTTTTTGTAAATTAGTTACAGATAAAATATTACTGTCAAACTACTATCCATTCACAATAATACTTAAAAGTTATCGAAACGTGTAAAATACTTTGtttaaaaattaaggaatgatTGATTTCAAATGTTTGATCACTGTAATTCATAATGACTTTTCTGTTTGCAAAGTTCATTTTTGCCTGACATGAGGTCTGTTAAGTGGATGATGGAACAACTAAGGtttcatgcagctagtaagtggcttAGTTGAGTCTAAAATGTGGGTTGACTCATGCTGGTATCCAACACTTTTTCAACTTCATAACCCGTTTCATTAGGAAGCAGAACAAGGTGCCTGtgggtctttttttccccttcatccgAGAGTGAGTTCTTAAAGTGATTATAAGAATACTAAACACAGGGATTCttttgaggggtggggtgggggtttACTCATGGGTTTTGTGACATTTTCCAGTATTTGGAAGATTTATTAGAGGGTGTCAATTTAATTCTGTCTTTGAAAGGAGAGTATCTATCGAAGAAAACTGAGCAGTACAATAACACAAAAATAAGTTGAAAGCATATGTGAAGTGAGTTTTGGAACTAAAGTTGATtataatatttgataaaattattgTTCCTTTTAGTCCTTAGATGGAAAATCAATTAAAGTGGAACAAGCCAAGAAATCGTCATTTGAAAGTTGTAGGTCAGGGTCACCACCCCCTCCAAAAAGCAGAGATTCTCCAAGACGTCTTAGAGGTGGAAGAGGAAGTAGTGGTGGAGCAAGAGGGCCACCTCGTGAAGGGCACATGGGTAATGTAGTAAACAAATGCATGAACTAGCAAAAAAGTCAACATcaaaacatttgtttttgttaaatgAGCCTTTGTTTAGTTTAAATTAAGGAGGAAGAAAACCACTTTCTGTGCAAATGTGGGTGAAGTTTATTTTCTTGAAAACCTAAAATACGGGTAAAATTTCATGATCCCAAAAAAGCAGATTGTAGTTGACGTTTTGTCACGCTTTTGTTCTccctcaaaggggaaaaaaaggcaaatgccATTAAAAATTATATCCACTTTTGGAAATGTAttggaaaatattcattttgttgTATCGTAAATCCTGTGTGTTCCCAGGCAatgtaaaatgattattttcataTTGTTGAGCTCTTTGATAGAGAAACAGTCTCTTCAGAACTTTAGAAAATCGATAGTATGTGTATGTGCTCCACTGATggaaataaaaatctttctaaaaccCAGAAGAAATTTTGTGATTTCATGCCGCATGGGGTTATACTCTAATGTTTGGCAGTTTCTGAAAGATTTCGCGTTTGGTGGTGGCGCCCTTAAGAATCCAGGTTAATTTCTTTACGGTAATACGATGTTCAACGTAGGATTGGAGTATTTGTatgatgattttgtttttagCTATAGTCTGCCATTTCTAAAAGTGGACGATTAGTTGATGGTATATATCAGTTTTTAATTCAGGTAAATAAATTTACCACTTTGTTGAAAATGTATCAAGTGGGATTAAAGCTATGGCAAGAAATTGATACCAAATTGTATATTATTGCAAAGactatatttaaattaaaattcagtactattgatcatttttatttgttatttgatTCAGTTGATGATAACCAtcctaatgtttttttttttaattttctttttttgcatagaTGACAGTggatgttttcttaatttcaacatGAGTTCTTCCAGGATATCACTCCCAGTTAAAAGGGGTCCACCTCCACGAAGTGGGCAACCTCCATCTAAAAGACCTGCGCCTTCTGGACCGGTGCATAGGAGTAGTGGAATGGGAGGAAGAGGTAAATTCTCTGTACATTGGAAggagattatatatacatatatatatcgtgtgtgtgtgtgtgtgtgtgtgtgttgtgtgtgtgtgtttgtgcacgCGCATGCACGCTGTGGTGTGTAATTTAGGATTAATGAATTTATtcataataaaatttcatttggaagGGAACATATATGTAAGAGCGTTCCATATGGAGGATTACCGGGTACTAAGTTTCAGTCATAAAAAAAACCCGTACATTTCTTTGAGACAATAAAAATCATAGgtatataatgtatacacataCTTGAAATGTTAATACAAAATCACTCCTAAAATCATAGAAAATCGGTTTATAATTACAATAAGGGATAGTTGATATGTTTTAGAATCATGTCACATGAAAGCTGGGGTTTAAAGATTGGTACAgtttttataggtgagaaaacaaCAACCCCACTTAAGAATGTAAAAAGACTGTTGACAGGACGAAGTATTTGTTGGACTTTAATGGGAGAAACTGATTTCAAAGGTAGATAGAGCAAAGTTGCATTGTTTCATCCCTTCTTAAAGTTcttaaatgcagaaaagtaaaCCTACAattatataggattacaaaggaaatcagttttatttcaaagtatttaaaaaatttttgaaaattgtatttggtaaaaacacatatgtatatatacatattctctattatatataatatatattctctccctattttatatctatatctatattctctatatatatatgtacatggtaCCTAGCATTATGTAATGCTCTTATGTCTGCGaaaacattttaagttttatCCTCTGGACCATGGAAACTAAGTCCTacctattatttcccccattttacagaagagaaagctgaggaaggttaagtggtttgccaagggtcacagctagtatctgaggtaaaatttgaactcagatctctcttaTAAGGCCTCATTTTGTAAGAAGTCCATTCCTGCCGTTTACTTTCCCCTGTCAGAGGGTAGAATCAAGTTAGGAATAGGAGATGAAAAAATAATAGATTAAGGAATACTCCAGGGGTCAGTCCTAGAAGAACTAAGAAGTTGACAATTATATTCCTAAACAATTCTCAGTCAACATGTCATTTTACCTTCACGAGAAGAGGGGGTCAGTATAGTTAATGGACAGAAAGAAGGGGTAAGTCAGTGACATTACAGAGCACTGTTTTTTGATAAGGAGGTTGGTAAAGAAGAGATCATctgaaaaaattaaagttttgaGTGGACACAGTTCCCTGATTATAGTGGAGTGATTGTGAGGTCAGATATTTCATTCACGTAGCAGATATTTCCAGAAGTCTGCCTTCCTAACTTTATGCCACTATTTTGAGTTTTATTGCTTAGTACTTGTAAACACATTGAAACTTAGTGGGTTGAAATGATTCCCAGACTGTCTCacagttattaaatgtctgtGTCTGATTACTTTAGTTTTCACTATTCCAGTACCAATATGCCATTCTCTTAGGTGCATGTAAGCTCAtgtgaattttttattatttctcctgTAAGACTGTTGATGGGAGGAACTGTTGTAAGTACAATTTTACAACATTTAGTAGTCTTAATTCCTTATCCTTACTTAAATTGGccactttgtttttcatttcttttgtagtTGTCACTTAACTACATTATTTCAAATGCTGGTTTAAacttttcaaacatttttcaGGGCCACTGTCTGGTGGAAGAGATAGCTATGGAGGTCCTCCAAAACGAGAATCATTGTCTTCACGCAGAGATGTGCGTATGTCACCAAGAGATCATAATTACAGTACTAAAGAGAggtaaataaaatgtaatattttagtTGAGcatctcatttccattttatgctATTTaattcaccctttaattttagaTATTCAAGCAGAGATTGTGCAAGTTCCCAGGATATCAGAGATTATGCTCCACTTCCAAGGGAGTATGTATACCGTGACTATGGCCATTCAAGTTCACGTGATGAGTATACATCCAGAGGATATAGGTGCAGTATCACCAAATTGGTCTGTTTCACGGGGATGTACATGATTTAAGCTTTAGTAGTTTTCACTTTAGTACATTTTCTGTATTCAGTGACCGTGACAGCTATGGTGGAGGTCGTGATAGAGATTACTCAGATCATCAAAGCGGAGGGCCCTACAGAGATTCTTATGAGAGTTATGGTAAGAACACAATTTCTAAGATCATAAACTACAGGCCAACAGCCTCCATTAGTAAGTTTTAAGAAAAGCATCCGTTTAGTCTTTTGCTAAATTGAGgaatttgtaaattttattttctcagggATTGCTTTAGTTAAACTTTTTAAAGTCTTCATGAAAGAATTGACATTCACTATCTTTCCTCCCAGTGGTGAAAATGCTGGAGAAAGTATAAGGCAGGGTCaacagtaaatatatatatacatgcttatccctgaaaaaaaagtctgctttagtgctaaaacatttattatgtattttgtgtttttaatcTTCATTAAATTTGTTTACTGTCCTCCATATAAACCTGCtgtaaaggcaaaaatgaatgaaatgtgttttttttaaattacatttaaatattGGGTATTGGGTGTTTAATGGATCCTATAACCTATTGATCTCAGGTAACTCCCGTAGAGCTCCACCTCCTCGAGGGCCTCCCTCTTACGGAGGAAGTGGTCGCTATGAAGATTATAGCAGCACAAGAGATGAATATGGATATGGTGGAAGTCGGGAAAGCTATTCAAGTAGCCGAAGTGGTATCTACTCAAGTAGTCGTGATTGTGTTGGCAGACAAGAGAGAGGGCTTCCCTCTGCTATGAGTAGGGGATATCCTGCCCCCCGTGATTCATACAGCAGTTCAAGCTGTGGCACGCCAAGAGGTGATGGCCGTGGTGGAAGCCGATCTGAAAGAGGAGGCAGAAGCAGATACTAAAAGAAATATGAGCTTGTGCGACCAAAATgccttttcaaagaaaattaagaattgaGTTTTATTTTCTCCATGCTAAGAGAAAATTAATTTCGTTCTTGGTAAAGAaagctaaaattgtttttcaaagttttaaaaagagtttCTATTTCATGCAGTTGTTATAACATTCGATATTAGTGTTATAAAATTTGAAGTTAGTGttgtgattttgaaaataaacGTTTTCTATACCTGTCTGATTTTCCTTATTGAATTATATATTCTAAGACTGAAGTTATCTAAAATGGAAACTAAACTAGTGGTTGAGGGTGGTTtcggcaaaaaaaaaatttaatttcaatatACTCAAAatgattgtttctctgatttatcCTTCAGCCCACTCACTCTTtagaattaaattaataaatttcctattaattttaatctatctttccaccaCCCTTTTTTGAACAtaattttttgttacattatGATTTGAATTGATTCATTTAACATTTCAGCTGTTTTGCATTTGCTTACGAGGTTTTTATGCTCTGATGCAgggttgaggaacctgaggccttgaagtcacatgtggctttctaggtccttaagtgaggctttgactgagtccaacttttcacaacaaattcttttattaaggggatttgttttgcgaactttggattcagtcaaaggttgcatttgagaacctagagggccacatgtggccttcaggctAGAAGTTCCTCACCCCTGTAGGCTTAATACTTGATTAATTTTGTGCAGGTGTCCCAGACTGCTGAGGAAAAGGAATATTCATTTCGATTCCCATTCAGTTTGGGGggtttatcatatctaacttttctcattttttactcACCTCTgcatttcttgtttcttctttttggcttgattttatgtaattttgagaggagagacttgaggaccCCAGTAAATTAAATTTTGCTATTTCCTGCTGTAACTTtcttaacttctttaaaaattcagatgctatatcacttggtgcatatatgtttagtattgagaTTGCTTTATCGTCTATGTTCCCTTTTAGCAAGatacagtttccttatttatctcttttaaatagatctgcttttgctttgtctgcaatcaggattgctacccatgCCTGCTAATGGTCTACTTTCCTCCACCATTCTTTCCCTTGtctatcctctctgtctctctgtctgtctgtctctctgtctctctccccttctctctctctctctctctctctctctttctctctctctctatctctctgtctctgtctctctctgtttctgtctctgtctctctctgtctctgtctctctctgtctctgtctctctgtctctctccgtctctctgtctctgtctgtctctctgtctctgtctctctgtctctgtctctctctgtctctctctgtctctctgtctctctcagtctctgtctctgtctctctctgtctctgtctctgtctctctgtctctctctgtctctgtctctctgtctctctctgtctctgtctctctgtctctgtctctctctctgtctctgtctctgtctctgtctctctctgtctctctgtctctctctgtctctgtctctctgtctctgtctctctctgtctctctgtctgtctctgtgtctctctctgtctctttctctctctctgtctctgtctctctctgtctctctgtctgtctgtctctctgtctctctccccttctctctctctctctgtctctctgtctctctctgtctctgtctctctgtctctgtctctctctgtttctgtctctgtctctctctgtctctgtctctctctgtctctgtctctctgtctctctccgtctctctgtctctctctgtctgtctctctgtctctgtctctctctgtctctgtctctctctgtctctctctgtctctctctgtctctctgtctctctcagtctctgtctctgtctctctctctctgtctctgtctctgtctctctgtctctctctgtctctgtctctctgtctctgtctctctctctgtctctgtctctctctgtgtctctgtctctctctgtctctctgtctctctctgtctctgtctctctgtctctgtctctctctgtctctctgtctgtctctgtccctctctctgtctctgtctctctgtctctgtccctctctgtctctctgtctctatctctctctgtctctctgtctgtctctgtctctctctgtccctctctgtctctctctctgtctctctttctctgtctctgtctctctctgtctctctctctctgtctctctctgtctctgtctctgtctctctctctgtctttctgtctct
This genomic interval carries:
- the LOC140510969 gene encoding RNA-binding motif protein, X chromosome-like, which translates into the protein MEAHCPGTLFIGGLNVGTNEKDLESVFGKYGHIVKVLLMKDQETNKSRGFAFVTFESPAAAKDAARDMNGKSLDGKSIKVEQAKKSSFESCRSGSPPPPKSRDSPRRLRGGRGSSGGARGPPREGHMDDSGCFLNFNMSSSRISLPVKRGPPPRSGQPPSKRPAPSGPVHRSSGMGGRGPLSGGRDSYGGPPKRESLSSRRDVRMSPRDHNYSTKERYSSRDCASSQDIRDYAPLPREYVYRDYGHSSSRDEYTSRGYSDRDSYGGGRDRDYSDHQSGGPYRDSYESYGNSRRAPPPRGPPSYGGSGRYEDYSSTRDEYGYGGSRESYSSSRSGIYSSSRDCVGRQERGLPSAMSRGYPAPRDSYSSSSCGTPRGDGRGGSRSERGGRSRY